In one window of Fimbriimonadia bacterium DNA:
- a CDS encoding arsenate reductase ArsC, with protein sequence MKRVLFVCVHNAGRSQMAEAFLRRLGADVAIAESAGTEGGATLNPMVVEAMAEVGYDMSGHTPKLLTPEMAQAADRVITMGCGVDAESCPALRMECEDWGLDDPKGRPIEEVRRIRDEVRARVEQLVEELRRCDG encoded by the coding sequence ATGAAGCGGGTGCTATTCGTATGCGTACACAACGCCGGGCGCAGCCAGATGGCCGAGGCATTTCTCAGGCGGTTGGGTGCGGATGTCGCGATCGCGGAGTCGGCTGGCACCGAGGGTGGAGCAACGCTCAATCCGATGGTGGTGGAGGCGATGGCAGAGGTCGGATACGACATGTCGGGGCATACACCCAAGCTGCTGACACCCGAGATGGCACAGGCGGCCGATAGGGTGATCACAATGGGATGCGGGGTGGACGCGGAGTCCTGCCCGGCACTTCGCATGGAGTGCGAGGACTGGGGGTTGGACGACCCCAAGGGACGGCCGATTGAAGAGGTGCGAAGAATACGGGACGAAGTACGTGCCCGAGTCGAGCAGTTGGTGGAGGAGTTGAGACGATGCGACGGCTGA